The genome window TCTGCTGTACTCTGGAGCTGTGGGACCCTGCCTCCTCATCTGGGCTGCCTGTGGCGTGTTAGCCACGCTGGGTGAGAACAGCATCCAAACCAACAGATGACTTCACTCAGCATCAGagatgtctgtctctctattctcatttctgtctctgcataGAAACTGTGATTTAAAGGCACTTTACAATACACAGAGAACAAGGACACAAAAATCCGCTTTCATTTTAGTAGTCCTTGAGCTCAGCgcacactaaaacacactgGGTTAAAGTTTGACCTAGTTTGTTGAATATGGGTAACCTGATGCACCAGATAGTTTATTACACAGAAATATTTTGGAAGTTGTCCATGggaactgtttggaaaagggtGGGCACCTTAAAAAAAGAATACTTGTAAGGTGATTAGAGGAACCACTTGTCAATCACCGTCTGCCACAGGCTAACGTCAAgcaatcagatcaatgaacgATCTGATATAGTAGAACTCTTGATGAAGCTTACTAAATTTAATCAGAGTAGGGTCTATACAACACTGACGCAGTTAAAACTTCATGAGCTTTAATTGTTTTAAAAGCTAATCCAGTATGGTGTCAATGCTTTGATGACCCTACACTGAGTGAATTTTTAACTCAGTGTTTTTAGTGTGTGGTGTTGTTGTATTAAGGGTAAAATGTAGATAGAATATATACAGAATATTTTATTCTGTCATGTATTTAAATGATGCTGGGCAGAACATAAGAAACACCTATCCTGAAGGAACCCCCGCAGGTCTTTGAGTGCTCGATGTCATCAAGTAGCATGGAGCAGCAAGAATATGAGACAGTAAAAGACAGCTATCCTGCCTGGTCTTCTGCAGGCCCAGTTAGCTATTAAAGACAATTCAGCAAGATCTTCCCAATGTACTGAGAGCCGGGAACATGATCTTCCAACATGGTTGGTTAGTTAGTTGACGCAGTTATAAAATGAGTTTGCTTAcacctctccctgtgtgtgtgtgtgtgtgtgtgtgtgttcttgtgtggCTACACAGGAGCACTGTGCTATGCCGAGCTTGGCACCATGATCACCAAATCAGGGGGAGAGTATTCGTACCTCATGGAGGCTTTTGGCTCCATTGCAGCATACCTTTACTCCTGGACCACCGTCATGGTACTGAAGCCCTCCTCCTTCGCCATCATCACACTGAGCTTTGCAGAATATGCCTCCACTCCTTTCTACCCCGGCTGTACACCTCCTCTTGTTGTTACCaagtgtctgtcagcagcagctatATGTAAGTTTTCGTTTAATCCCTGTGAGTTACTGGTTAAGAGCTGTAAATTACACACCGGGCCTATAATATTAACCAAAGTTACTGATCACATCTCCCACATTAAAAGTGGACTGACCACTGAATTGATTcctttccatgtgtgtgtgtgtgtgtgaaccgtAGCTCAATGAGCTTTGGCTAATCATCAGAAACTGTGCTTCTGGATTATACAGCTAAAGTAAATAGGATGCCACTTAAGCCAGTGAATCATTGAAAGCTGGAATGATGAAGTGGATCAAATTATGACATGCAAAATGAAAGAAGTTGCATGTAGTGATAAACATGGAGGACTATCAACTGCCTCTGCAGTgcatttcagctcattgtttctttcttcttttttttttttttgctccaaataaatgctaattcTGCCCCATATCTGCTGGATATGTAACTAAGCACTGTTTTGCTAACAGGTTAATGTGATAGTATGTCAGGGTGTCTACAGCTTGCTTCCACTACTTCAGATGTCTAAGTATGAATGACGTACTGTGTATTGGTAAACTTCTTCTGTCTTCTCAGTTGTGATTGTCATCGTCAACTGTTTGAGTGTCAAGCTGGCAAGCTACGTGCAGAACATCTTCACCGCAGCCAAACTTTTCATCATTGTTGTTATAGTGGGAGCTGGCATCGTTATGCTGGCACAAGGTGGGCCTGCTGGCACAATCATGGACTTTAATTAAATTTCCACATTGGcatttttttgtcctttaatGAGACATTTAATAATAACCATTAATACTGATGAATgtattgttgtgtgtttgtgtccaggaAGAACGGAGACTTTCTCAAATGCATTTGAAGGCTCATCATCATCTGTTGGAACAATCGGACTTGCATTTTATAACGGGCTTTGGGCTTATGATGGATGGTAACAGTTGTGCTTCACTTCACTCTGTCCTTTAACAGGCTGTCTAGGATTGACCACGCTCCTTTGTTAAGTAACACATTGACTTTGTCGACTGATACGATGAGCCCTTTCCCACTGTACTGATACCATATTGTTTGAGTCACGCAGTGTGACCCAGTGTCGTTGTCTCACTTctcattttatgttttctgtttaattctTTCATCTGAATAGTAACTAGacactacagctgtcagataaatccTGGGTCGTCTGTCTGGGTGACCTAGGAAGTCCATGCAGATTTCAGTGTGGCACTCTGCAGAGGAGAGTGATCAAGCTTTAAGATTATTTACAGGACAAATGCCTGTGATGAAGAATTGTTTGTACTACTTATTTTAaggcagagaggacaaacatttcttcttttctcattgctttgttttcttagGAATCAACTGAATTTCATCacagaagagctgaaagacCCGTACAGGTAAGACAAACGAGAAGTAGAACCTGTCAGAACTGCGTAGTCTGACGAGGCTGCACACCCTTCAGTGTGCTCACGCTCATAGAGGTGCAGTGAACACACAAGAGGGCAATGCTTTTGAAATCTTCACACTCATGAGCTTTATCGGATATATGAAACAGAGCATATATTCTGTTAGAAAGTCAACAATACacactgtgttttcctgtcaaTCAATCTCAGGAACTTGCCCCTGGCCATCCTCATTGGGATCCCCTTGGTGTCTGTGTGCTACGTGATGGTCAATGTTGCTTACTTCACTGTTATGTCCAGCACTGAGGTGCTGCTGTCTCCAGCTGTTGCAGTGGTAAGAGCATTGAAAGTAGTTGGTAATAACTTGACACTGTGGCGTTAAATTAAAGATTCATATGCAATCATGAAATGTGCCAGGGGTGATAATTTTTTCCACGtgtttacagtatgtgcacttttttttgcTTATTCTAGAGAATTTCAGATGAAATGTTGGTAACAGCTCAGCATTCATACTTTGCTCCCTCGTCTTTTCTGAAGGATTTGTTTGTGCCTCCTTAGACTTTTGGAGACAGAGTCCTTCACCCTCTGTCGTGGATTGTTCCCCTCTTTGTTGTCTTCTCCACATTCGGCTCTGCCAATGGCAGCTGCTTCACCGCTGGCAGGTAAAAGAAACAGCTGTCACATTATATATGAAACACAGAAGCTAAAGAacacctttttctgtctgttcttgtAAAACTGTgtggtgtgcatgtttgtgtgtttgagaaagaAGGCCCGaagtttgaaagtgaaagtgagaaTAGTGAGGTGCAAAGCCTGTGACAGACAAGTGGAAGGagatagaaatagaaatagaaagaaCCCAAAGTACAGTAGAAGAACGCTCAACAGCACAAaatatatttctgtctttctctacTCACAGACTGGCCTACGTGTCCGGCAGAGGGGGTCACATGGTGAAAATCTTATCCTATATTAGTCTGAAGCGCTACACTCCATCTCCTGCTCTCATATTCAATGTGagtctgacatatttaatgAGTCTCCGTACagatttggacttttttttcccatgttttttaAGGTGGTAAAAAATCTTTGTGTAATTTCAACAGTACATGAACCTAAAATCTATATACAAAAGTCTTACCAATATCACAGTATCACACGCAGGTTCAGATGAATAATCTGTGCACTGTGTTGGTtcctttcaaacaaacaaaatatttcactgtttgctttctgtCCGTTTTAGGGTATGTTGACGATCTGCTACATTATCCCAGCAGACATCAACACCCTCATTAACTACTTCAGCTTTGCTCAGTGGGTGTTTTATGGTCTGACAGCGCTGGCTCTCATTGTCATGCGCTTCACCAGGAAGGAGCTGCACAGACCAGTAAAGGTGAGGCTTGCTGTTCGAGGGCTTTTCAGTTGTCTCTTTGGaggcagcctcctcctctcttttttgtCTCACTCCTTTGCAGCAGATCAGATTTTGTTTTGAGGAAAATATACCCACATATAAAACGAACTATCTGACAATAGCATTACATACTTTTTGATGGAATGCAGTTAGGGTCGTGGTAACAGGGCAGAGGGACaagtaaataataaacaatGTACCTTGTGTAATTGTGTGATTTGGTACTCGAAGGTACCGATTGTCATACCAGGCTTCATAGTCCTGGTGTCCTGCTACCTAGTCCTGGCTCCCATTATTGATAAGCCAGACCTGGAGTACCTCTACTGTGCTATGTTCATCTTCAGTGGACTTCTCCTCTATTACCCTTTCATCTACCGGAGGGTCAACTGGGCACGCAAACTCATGAGTAAGTTTAATCTCTATTTTTACTGCAATTCAGGAGCTCAGTCGAAATTATTGAAATATTGGTTCTTGTGGGAAATTATGTAGTCAAAAGGTAGAATACAAATACAGTGCCATGTGGTGCT of Chaetodon auriga isolate fChaAug3 chromosome 1, fChaAug3.hap1, whole genome shotgun sequence contains these proteins:
- the slc7a9 gene encoding b(0,+)-type amino acid transporter 1 yields the protein MNEGSTGARMESQNCSTGHSVDYQAKDKQHVKATVLQKDVGLFSGICLIVGTMIGSGIFISPKAVLLYSGAVGPCLLIWAACGVLATLGALCYAELGTMITKSGGEYSYLMEAFGSIAAYLYSWTTVMVLKPSSFAIITLSFAEYASTPFYPGCTPPLVVTKCLSAAAIFVIVIVNCLSVKLASYVQNIFTAAKLFIIVVIVGAGIVMLAQGRTETFSNAFEGSSSSVGTIGLAFYNGLWAYDGWNQLNFITEELKDPYRNLPLAILIGIPLVSVCYVMVNVAYFTVMSSTEVLLSPAVAVTFGDRVLHPLSWIVPLFVVFSTFGSANGSCFTAGRLAYVSGRGGHMVKILSYISLKRYTPSPALIFNGMLTICYIIPADINTLINYFSFAQWVFYGLTALALIVMRFTRKELHRPVKVPIVIPGFIVLVSCYLVLAPIIDKPDLEYLYCAMFIFSGLLLYYPFIYRRVNWARKLMRPITMHLQLLMEVVPPEKTE